The sequence below is a genomic window from Eleginops maclovinus isolate JMC-PN-2008 ecotype Puerto Natales chromosome 20, JC_Emac_rtc_rv5, whole genome shotgun sequence.
ATTATTTCACCCTATCTATGCCTCTCACAACTgtgcatgaataaataatcaatCCTTGAATAGACATCATGACGGTTTGAGTAGAACGTAAACTATCTATCCTGATTATGAAAGTCTCTTCAAACATCTATCAAGCCTAGGTCCTGAATCCTTCTTTTAATCCATCTTTcagtggagtttttttttttcttttttgataacTTGTGTCAAGCTCTGGATTCAAAATCATATTGAGGTCTCCTGCACAGACTCCAACATATTGAAATGCAATTaaatcaaatgcttttttataAAACACCTGTTGCTACCTGGAGGTGCATACACATTAAGCAGAGTCCCCTCTTTTTTATCTAATATACCTTTAATCATAATTAACATCCCTCACTCGTGATCTACCAAAACAACAACTATAAACAGTAAACATTGAACAGCTATAAcagtaaaaagaataaaaagggCTTCCATCAAAGAGGTCTTCTCTTGACCTCCTGAATAGAGGGATGTTGCGAACACTACGTGGGGGGGCCCCCTTGGGATTTGTCTGTCTGGTGGTCATTATAACTCAACAGACTGACTACCTCAGtccaaaaataatttaaaacatttttttggcCCAGGAAATCAGCCTCTCTGTGGAGCTCAATCTTAGTTCAGTTTGGGTAGgtaagaaaaatataattaaaaagtgaaatccGCCTAGAAATGTTCAGCCTTCCGTCACTGTCCTGTGTCCGATGGAAAagatgtcagggttggggaaacaggacccaagtgcagtaaattaaggggaagcaggtaagggtcaaaaacaaaaagcgagctttattcaaaagctgttgatgaaaacaagaagcaaggggaacacagggcatgaaaaacacttagcttcagacatgaagggcgacaggaacaggcaggtatcatggacaagatcagggaagaaatgacgacgaccgaacaacagacaaaagggaaacagggactaaatacacaagggtaatcacaagacaagagacagctggaagggggaggagaaacacaggggcaacaggtgaacacaatgaagcaatcaggcacaggagggaaacgcagacaggaagtgaagcttaacatgaaacaacaggggaaacatttcaaaataaaacacacaacacaaagacatgacagacacgaaacaaggatcatgatAAAAGATGCAAAGTGGGGGAATGTTACCATGAGGTGAATTAACAGTCCTCAGCATCCGTTTTAGGCGTTCGTTGAAATCCACGAAGATTGTCCCGGGCCAGTTGCTGGTACAATATCTCTGCGCCGCGTGTTTTCGCCCTTTCCCAGCCCGAGCCCAGCCCCGATGCTCCTATCGGTCTGCCTTCAGGTGTCGGTGGTATCCAGGATCCCTTTACTCGTAAATCCTCGTGGCCTGGTCCGCACTATCATATGTGATTGTCCCCGAGTCCAAAAAAACATCCGTCTTTGTCGTTGTGTGGAACTCCCTGACTCCCTCCTCTTTAAGCACTTTTTTAATTGGCAGATATTATCTCCTTTTATCCATCACACATGTTGCGTAATCGTTGTCGAAAAACACCCTTTTCCGGTCTACAGCGATGCTCTTTTTCCACCCCGCGCAGATAATCTCCTCTTTAGTGGTGTATTTCAGACCGTGGATCTCGGGGTGGCAGTCTCAGTGGGTTTTGGACCAAGAGCTCTATGTGCACGCTCCATACCCAGGTCATTCAGGCCGGTACTCTCTCCCAGTTCAGTTTTTATGAGATTCTCCACAAACGAATCTTTGAGGTCCCTTCCGCTCCTTCCTTGATACCATAGATCAAGGAAGGACGCGAGTGTTCTTCAAGTTCGGTGAGTTTTGATTGAAGTTGGAGCTGGGTCTCTTGCAGCTGGGTTATAACCTCGTTTGCTTCCAAATCATATGTTTCCACCTCTCCGATGCGCCGCTTGGCTTCTTCGAGTCGCTGCGAAGTAGCTTCAATTTTCCTCGTAGCTTCCTCAATTTTCTGGTTAATGTCTGTCCTCATTTCACTTAGTTGGTAATTAATATCCTGTTGTTAATTAACTGCTCTTGAATTCTGACAGTTGTATGGAGATATGGTTTTGTTTATGGTGTCGCGGATGGACACTAGCTACGCCATTTCTCCTAGCATAGCCTAGGGGCCACAGCCTGCATCTTCCATGTCCGTGTTCTTCTTTTTGCTTCTTAATGCCATTCCAAGGTTCTTTTCTTTCCCCCCGCCCCCTCTGACATTATTCTGTGTTGATAACACATTACACCATATAGACAAAAGTACTGGAATTCGAGCGTGGTCCTGTAATAGGATACCAGCGTTGCAACAAGTCAGTTCGTGAAATGTCTTCTCTCATAGATATTCCAAGATAAACTGTAAGTGGTATTATTGCAAAGTGGAACCGTTTAGGAACCACAGCAACTCAGCCACGAAGTTTCAGACCACGTAAAGTTACAGAGCGGGGTCGCAGATTGCTGAGGCACATAGTGGCCAAAGCTCTGCTGACTCAACAACTGCAGAGTTCCAAACCAGCTCTGCATTAGTATCAGCACCAAAACTCTGCCGGGAGCTTCATGGCCGAGCAGCTGCATGCAACCCTTACAACACCAAGCACAATGCCAAGCGTGTGATGGGGTGGTGTAAAGCACGCCACcactggactctggagcagtggAAACGTGTTATGTGGAGGGACCAATCAGCCTCTCTATCTCGCAGTCTGATGGACAATTCTGGCTTTTGGAGAATGCCAGGATAACGttacctgcctgactgcattgtgcAGACTGTAAagtgtggtggaggaggggtAATACTAATTTGGtgtttttctggggttggcctcggccccttagttccagtgagGGGATTATTAATGGTTCATCTCACAGAGTCAATCTGGactattctatgcttccaacttggtggaaacagtttggggaaggctctttctgttccagcatgactgtgccccaaTGCAAAAAGtaaggtccataaaggcatggctggatgagtttggtgtggaagaactggactggccctcacagagccctgacctcaaccccactgaacacctttgggatgaactagaacggagagccaggccctctcgttcaacatcagtgtctgacctcacaaatgctcttctggatgaatgggcaaaaattcccatagacacactccaacattttgtagaaagccttcccagaagagtggaagctgttacagctgcaaaggggggaccaacttcatattaatgcctaagaatttggaatgggatgtcataaaagctcctgtaggtgtaatttgtaggtgtcccaatacttttgtctatatattgAATATAGAATTGAAATGATGTAAAGTTATGGGACTTACAAGAGACATATTTTAGACAAACTGGCAAAAGCTGGAACCAATATATCCTAACCTTTACTCTTGATAACGGGTTAAAATCCAAAGACACTGGATCCTTAGATAAATAACTGATGTCATTACTGAATAAGGCTCTGTGTGCGGTATTCCCTTTATAGCCTCTCTGCAGAGGTCACTGTGGTTCATTTATGTATAGTTAggataaacaataacaaaaggtCATGAAAagtgcttatttttttatttcttctatcAATAAAAAGCCAACATAATGTTTGGGAATGcataacacatttctttaaaatgatttccatACATATTCAGAAAAAGTAGACTGTATCAAACTACTACCCTGAAGAGTATACCTCTaacacaataaagaaataaaatacataaatcatccacataaaacatgttccaagtaaaaatgttgtaaattatataatgcaaatgttttctCATACTTACTATTTTAATGGCAATTTAAGTTGGCTTGAGTACAGTAACCTAAATGTGCAACTTAGTTTGGATTCCTTTTTTCTACCTTCATTAGCATAGTAGCCAGTACCTGCATTCATAATTATGGTGAAATTCAGCTGAAGTGGTGACAGTTTTGGCTAGTGAAGCATCAATGTAGTTGaatatgaaatgaatgaaaaataaaacagacgaTGAATAAAAGTCCTTTGCTGTATAAACAAATCCCCATGCTTGATATGTTCAGAGGTCAAGCGATTTCCGAAAGTGCTGTGCTCTTTGGGCAAGTTCTTGAGCAAACTCTTGCGCCTCTTGCAGAGCTTGCTCATCAGGGAAGTGCAGTGCTGCCTTCTTGGTCGCCACAGCCAGCTGCTTCAGAAGAGCACACAGGTGGTTGCTCCTACACAGGAGGTTCTGGGGGGAGCCTACACGTTGGGCCTCTCTGTAGAGGGTGTCCACCAGCCTCTGGCCCACCATGATCACCAGCTTACTCTGCGAGATAAATTTCTCTGGTGGCTGACCATCCCGGACACTGCCCACGAATCCCCCGATGGCCTTCTGGAGAGCACCAAAATAAAGCCGGCAGTGCTCTGACACAGAGGCTGGTCGATGTTCTTCTGTGCCACTGCAGGACTCAGAGGAGTGGCGATGGTTAAGAGCCTGAGCAGTGGGACAAAGAAGGCAAAGATTGACACACATTGTCTTTATCTGACAACAAGAACAGTTTTGATTCCTGGATGAAGGCATATAgattcatgtaaaaaaaaatacattagaaGCAAAGATGTTTCTCAATTTGGTCATGCTTATTAAATAGGAACTAACCCCTTGTTTAAAAAGAAGATACTGACCTTTACATTGTTATAAACTTTGTCTGATGTGACTTTTGGTTCTTTCTGCACCTCCTTCAGCTGCTTTTCAAAGTCATTCTTTGTCTGAGGAACAGTCAAAAGTTGGTGATCATGAAAGTTACAGTATTATATGTGCTTTGAGTTTCCTTTGGATACTAGGTCATCATCAGTTACCATGGTAACTTGACTTTATCATTTAAGAGGATTCAGATGATAAGAAGTTTTTACCTTTAGCTCTATGTAGTCATTGTCATCCTCCACCAAGGCCCCTCCTGGTTCACTCACATCAGGACTCTTCTTTATATCTAGCTGACCTAGGGGGTGGAGAGGCTCTGGAGCTTTCCGTGAGGCTCTGAACAGAAGCTTGCCATTGGCATTGATGATGGATACCAGACGCTTGATGTCCTCTGGAACAGTGCGGGCCACCATAACGAAGCGATCCAGTTGATCAGGTATCTGGACCTGCCCGGGGTCCTGACAAAGTGTATTCAGGGGCCAGCCAGCCATGTTCAGAGCACTAAATGTTTGTCGTAGGATCACACCTGAGTCTTCAACAATGGACAGCTGTTTATAGAGCCGTGCCTGAAGGTTGGCATCGGTCAAACGGCGTGCATTGCCCTTCACATCCAAAGCAAAGTTTAGGAAGCACATAAGAGAACACACAATCCCCTCTGATGCGTCTTTGATTTCCTTCAGGTGTTTCTCCAGGTGTTCTTTGCTCCTCCAGTGACTGCTGACAAACTCCATAAGACGGGGGACAGCCCTACAAACTGAAATTTGCAGGTCCAGAATTTTGCGACAGGCTTGATCCTGGCTGAGAGTCACTTCTCGCAGAGGCTCGGGAGAGGGGGAActcagagtcagagagtcacAGGAGCTGGCGGAGGAGCTGGAGGCCCTGCTGATTCTTTGGCTGTCTGCTGCGGAGAGTCGCAGGGTTTTACCTTGATCATTGTCCTCTTGCACTGGTGACTCCCCACTTCCGGGAAGGTCATGGAAAGATGTACAGGCCAGGAAGTTCCTCATTCGCTGCAGATGCACCTTTGTGAGTTCATGAGCATTACTTGAGTCGCTCCGGCACTCTAATGGGATATGATCACTGGACGGTTGATTGAGAACTCGAGTTAAAGGTTCCTCCTGGGGTGGGACTGCATAAACTATGTCCTCCGCAATCCTCTTAGTTGGGGGCTTGTCATAAATTGGGGCTTTTGGCAACACTTTAGGTGGACTCGGGATGTCAAGTGAATTAGGTTTCGGTATATCATAAAGCGAGGAGGTTGCAATGCCTTCTTGAATGGACCAAGCATGTGCTGAAAGAGTGTCATAAAGTCTACAAATGGCTTTGGAGTgcatggtatcattggagatTTGGGGTGGACTTAGTTTCTCAGGACCCACTGGCACATCATAAATCCACTCAGGCTTGTGGGGGGTGGGAAGGGTGCTGTATCCACCCATCATTCTTTGTTGGGCTTCTGTGGTGGAAGGAACAGGGATGTCATAGTTTGGATCCTGAGGCATGGATGGTGGAACTGCATACACCTGTTAACCCCGAAAAATATGTCATTATTACAGCTATGAAggcaaaaaaaactaattttaGGTTCCTTGCTGAATAATCCTTCTCAATATGTTTATCTCACATAAGAGTCTAACAGACTGCCACAACTTGAACTCTCCGGAGAATCAAATCTTTTCTCCAGCTCAACAATTGGAATCAGTGAGTGTTTCCGTGGCATATGTCTGGGAGTGGTTGATGCCTGCAAAAAGAACATATCAATAACAGCGGCAGAATATTTACAAAAAGTCTCTATCTGATGTATTTGGTTATGTTAAATGCAGGAACTCACAGTAAAAACAGAATTTCGTCTTGCTTGGCTCGGGACGTCATAAACCTCTCCTGGTGAACTGGACAGCTTGCTTGAGAATGAAGGCTGCAGACAGAAATACAGGCTATTCAGGGTTGACTGTTACCACTGCTTTGACCAGAGCTGCATTACCTCATTGACCTCTCCATCAACACATTTATGTGGACAGTGTTTGCCCATATAGTGCAGGAGAACCCCAATTATGTTACACTTGCCAATTAACGCAGCTTTATAATAGAAACCATGCTGCTTATTTAATTGTTGGTGGCTACTGCAGAACGGAACAGGACTCCCctggagcaggagaggaaatgGTGAACATGTGAGTTTATTTCTCTCCACCTTCTGCCATACAGATACTTCTGCCTTTTTGGGTCCCAAGCGGCATGAGCTGCTGTTTGAAGTTAAAAGTGTCTGAAGTCTGTGTCTGTTGGTCTTTTATAGGCCCATAAAGACCCCGGTGCAACGTGCCTGTCCCATGGAGAGGCCCCTGGTCCCCATCTGTAAGCTCTTTTGCCAGCAGGGGTTTCACAGCTTTGCATTTCTGCAACATTCTACCTCTGTAATCATGAGGGTGAGCTCTTCCCAAGGAAAAGTCCTAACTTTGACCCCAGTTACAATAAATAGAAAGATTAAGATCTACATTTAGGATTTTGCTCTTTCCGACATAAATTCAATATGTGTTACCTTGTTTTCCTCAGGTCCTCCTGTGCTGTGCTTTAGTTTCTGCTGCACTGGCATTTTTGAAGCTGCTAAATGAGTGGACGGGATCTTGTAGATCTTATCCATGCATTCATAAGCTGGGCTGCTGGATGGTCGGGGTAAACATGGGATCTGGTAGATATTTTGCACACTGTCATCAGTTTCAGCATCAGTAAATCTGGATGTTTCTGTGTCATGGGTAAAGGAGCTTGCAGTGGTTCCAGTTTGTGGTAAAAGCTGCAGCCTATTTGCAGGGGCCAGACCATGGCGTCCATAAAGAGAACACATCCACCATCCGCTTGTACCAGCCACGCTTTGATCCATCACCATGACAATGTCCCCTTTTCTGAAAGCCAGCTCATCTGCACACTCTGCAGTGTTGTCATACAGAGCCTTTGCCAGTTTGTTCTACAATAAAGAACagagaaaatggaaatgaaggTTAGAAGACACTTTTCAAATGACAAATGTAAGATAGTGAACACAAAGACAACCTCCATGTGCAGCAGTGCTGTGGTCAGTTTCAAAGTAAAGATCTGCATTTAGTTGTTGGTTCTGGATGCGGCTGAAAGCCTATGACAACATCTCCTCTTGCAAAATACTACTACAAGTTGCAGA
It includes:
- the cass4 gene encoding cas scaffolding protein family member 4 yields the protein MNKLAKALYDNTAECADELAFRKGDIVMVMDQSVAGTSGWWMCSLYGRHGLAPANRLQLLPQTGTTASSFTHDTETSRFTDAETDDSVQNIYQIPCLPRPSSSPAYECMDKIYKIPSTHLAASKMPVQQKLKHSTGGPEENKPSFSSKLSSSPGEVYDVPSQARRNSVFTASTTPRHMPRKHSLIPIVELEKRFDSPESSSCGSLLDSYVYAVPPSMPQDPNYDIPVPSTTEAQQRMMGGYSTLPTPHKPEWIYDVPVGPEKLSPPQISNDTMHSKAICRLYDTLSAHAWSIQEGIATSSLYDIPKPNSLDIPSPPKVLPKAPIYDKPPTKRIAEDIVYAVPPQEEPLTRVLNQPSSDHIPLECRSDSSNAHELTKVHLQRMRNFLACTSFHDLPGSGESPVQEDNDQGKTLRLSAADSQRISRASSSSASSCDSLTLSSPSPEPLREVTLSQDQACRKILDLQISVCRAVPRLMEFVSSHWRSKEHLEKHLKEIKDASEGIVCSLMCFLNFALDVKGNARRLTDANLQARLYKQLSIVEDSGVILRQTFSALNMAGWPLNTLCQDPGQVQIPDQLDRFVMVARTVPEDIKRLVSIINANGKLLFRASRKAPEPLHPLGQLDIKKSPDVSEPGGALVEDDNDYIELKTKNDFEKQLKEVQKEPKVTSDKVYNNVKALNHRHSSESCSGTEEHRPASVSEHCRLYFGALQKAIGGFVGSVRDGQPPEKFISQSKLVIMVGQRLVDTLYREAQRVGSPQNLLCRSNHLCALLKQLAVATKKAALHFPDEQALQEAQEFAQELAQRAQHFRKSLDL